From Anabaena sphaerica FACHB-251, one genomic window encodes:
- a CDS encoding phycobilisome linker polypeptide, translating into MARLFKVTACVPSLTRTRTQRELQNTYFTKLVPYENWFREQQRIQKMGGKIVKVELATGKQGTNTGLQ; encoded by the coding sequence ATGGCTCGTTTATTTAAAGTAACTGCTTGTGTTCCCAGCCTAACTCGTACTCGTACTCAACGCGAATTACAAAATACCTACTTCACCAAGTTAGTTCCCTATGAAAACTGGTTCCGTGAACAACAACGGATTCAAAAAATGGGTGGCAAAATCGTTAAGGTTGAATTAGCAACTGGTAAGCAAGGTACAAATACTGGTTTGCAGTAA